In the genome of Arachis hypogaea cultivar Tifrunner chromosome 9, arahy.Tifrunner.gnm2.J5K5, whole genome shotgun sequence, the window TACACTGAATTCAAATGTGTGGTTattaattatatatctatatttataaatatCCTGACATCTTTAgatatttttcaaattcaatttattaaaaaatttgcttAAATTTCGGAGTCTCTTAAAGATACCAGTTCCAtttcatcataaaaaatttaggcatttcaaaaaaaaatttagacctCACTGTTTAGACTCAAATTTTTTGGAACAGTATCTTTGATGGGGTCATACTCAGAAAGATAAGTGTGAGAACACTAATAACCATGAGAGACAAACTCTTAACACCAGTTATGACATTTTTCAACAGGAAATAAAATCGTCTGGTTACTTTGTTAGGTCCCTAGTCCTTTTCATTATTAGGTCAGAAAATACAAATTTCACAATATCCAACTAACCCTATGTATATAGATCGCAATTCATCCCTAGGTtattccttttacttttcttAACCTCAATTCAAAGAGGCCATgattaaaggaaaaataaattattaattaaattaagtaaACACGGGAGGATTAGAGCtcatataaaatgaaaaataaaattatacacacATAGTTTTGATTGGTTGATGTAAAGTTGATGATTACACATAGATGGCTGTGCCGTATGACCAATTAACAAAGTTGCATATGAGCTTCTTGCAATAAATAAGTATGGTGCAATTGACTCTTTGACTTTATGAttaatctaataaatttaaagGCCCCCAAAATACAGTTGGATCAAGCTTCACACACACATTAAGACATATCGAATCAAATATTTACACAAGATATATCCTATTCTTCTGTTCATATAGCAGTCTCACTACACCTCTGAAATTCAAATATAATAAGATgacatttatttaattattagtaagTTTCTTAacgtttactttttttttattccaCCGATAATTTCATAATCAAATAGTAAAATCAATTATGAAAGAAATGTTTACAGAGGTTTGACTCTAGGGAGAAGAAAAACATATCATTTGATTTGAAACTTTGTTCACTATTGAAGTTTTTAGCCTTTTCAAAATATGTCATGAAATCAAAGAGATGAATCCGATTAAACacgataaaaacaaaaaaatctaatttttcacTTCTATATTATATTAGATGaatataaatcacaaaaattttattgaattattgtgttgtatattaaaagtatttttagatAAGACATTTATCCTATACTTAtttgatatatgtatttttttatatctaactgtatattaataaaaaataaaaatattttttcaaacatatttaaatattttcaaatatcattaattatcgacattaatttttacatatattcttgaaataaattaaaaataaatatatattattattttgttaaaacaaaagttatattaaatattttatataattaaaaatattaaaaatatttttaaaaataatttatactttaatataaataaaaatattttatattttataaatatattatcctTGTATCTTAAAGGAAATAAAATTAGTATGTCCATATGTTAGGTATTACATCATATCTTGTATCTATGTCCTTATTTCTTAGTTAGATAATATTTGATTAATATCCAATTTAGATTATaaaaaaggaaaagtctaggagaccagcagttttgttgaattttggccagcatgtaaccagcagaggaaggtgagccattggatgaaatctcacaccaatctcacaccatcaaatcatcattgatgggtagttgatggctaacaatcacaaaaattgctgcccCCTAGTATTGCTCTATAAAAAAATGCTACTTCTAGAGAAGAATGTTCTGTCCACGTTAGCATCTGTCCAAACACATTAGAATATAGCTTTATATATGTCTCTAAGTCAGTCTAACTAcctcaatcttttttttttttactttactcTATATAGTTCTTCCTTGTTTCTTTGAATATTATcgttgagaaaaaaaaaatgttagaatCTGTGGTGGAGTTCATAACTGAAGCAGCTTCAAGCACTGCTTTCATCTTCTGTTTCTgcaatttgatcttcatactcATTATCCTTGTGGACTTGAAGCCAAGCCTCATAAGTTTTGATCAACAAAAAATTGATCAACtccatcatcatattcatcatcacCCCATCAACACAGGTACACAAGGAACAACAACTTCCAAGTTTCTACTCAgaaaaaacaaaccaactcaacaAGATGAACCTGAAAACGCAGAAGAGAAGAAACCAGAATCTGAAGGTAATAATGATGATGACTTTGGtaatgaggaagaggaagaagaggttgAAGGGAAGGATGATGAGCTGAGGAGAAAGGTGGAAGAGTTTATAGAGAGAGTTAACAAAGGTTGGAAAGCTGAATATTTTAGCacataaatactaataataatgttTATTTGTTGTGGGAAAATTTCATTATTAATTAGGCCTAATTAAGGTTGGAGTATCATAAGAAATCTTATAGTATTACACTATTACTTACTAGTTTGTTCTTTagtttttttaaacatttttaattaGAATGCTTATGCTATTAAGATTTTAGAAGAAATTAAGTTGTTTAGGAGTGCCTTGAAGGATTCTGTTCAAAAGATGAACAAAAGATGAAGCCAATCGTGATGAAAATAGTATGACTACATTTTATTTATGTGTTTGTTTTTAATGAAGAACTTCACTACTTGTCTACTTCAGATTCAGCACAGAAAAGGtagcaaaaaagaaaggaaaaaaaaaacatataaatagCATATATGTTGTGGAGATTCAATTGTTATATATAAGTTTTAGCTTTCTTTTCTGGTTTCTCATAAAGATTGAGTAGTAGTTCCAAGACATTATTTAACCTTTTTCTTCAAACTTTATGAGTAGTCTAGAAAGGTTGTTGCATACTAAATGAAATGGttaattaattttactattttttttttaaaagttaagcATCTTAAATTTACATCCAtacttaatatattatatatacatacaatataatttattaatttctgaaAATTGCTTCTTAATATAGAAGAAAAGTGT includes:
- the LOC112711146 gene encoding uncharacterized protein; the encoded protein is MLESVVEFITEAASSTAFIFCFCNLIFILIILVDLKPSLISFDQQKIDQLHHHIHHHPINTGTQGTTTSKFLLRKNKPTQQDEPENAEEKKPESEGNNDDDFGNEEEEEEVEGKDDELRRKVEEFIERVNKGWKAEYFST